The DNA segment CGTCTTGCGCCCGTTGATCACCCAGCCGCCGTCGCGCCGCTCGGCGTGCGTGCGGATACCGCGCGCGTCGGATCCCGCGTCGGGCTCGGTCAGACCGAACGCGCCGAGTGTGCGGCCCTCCGCGAGCGGACGGAGCCAGCGCTCGCGTTGCACGTCGGTGCCGAACAGCAGGAGCGGCAGCGAACCGATCGTCGCGTGGGCCTGCCACGCTGCCGCGACCGACTGGTCGGCGTGCCCGATCTGCTCCATCGCGGCGACGAACCCGACCGTCGACATGCCGATGCCGCCCCACTCCTCGGGCACGAGCATGCCGAGCAACCCGAGCGCGCCCATCTCGCGCAGGAGGTCGGTGGGGCAGCGCGCGTCGTCCCACGCCCGCGGCGCGCGGGTGGCGATCTCTCGTTGCGCGAAGTCGCGGCACAGGTCGACGAGGTCGTGCTCGCGTTCGGTGAGGGAGAAGTCCACGTCAGTGGGCACGCAGGTGCGCGGTGAATCCCGTCGACCATTCCATGAGATCGTCGGGGACCGTGTAGCCGCGCTCGTCGTTGATCGCATCCCACTGCTGCGCGACACCCTCGATGGTCGGCCGCTCGATCAGTGCGCCCGCCGTCGAGGCGAGGAACAGACGCGCGAAGCGGCCGAAGCCCGCGACGTAGACCTCGCCGTTCACCGGACACGCCTCGTGCGCGAGGAACGCGGCCATCGGCGCGACGAGCTCGGGCGCCATCGCGTCCGCATTCGGTGGCTCCGGTCCGGCCATGCGCGTGAACGCGGCCGGCGCGATCGCGTTGACGGCGATGCGGTGCGGCGCGGCCGCGGTCGCGAGGCTGCGCGTCATCCCGATCACGGCCGCCTTCGCCGTCGCGTACGAGACGTTGTTCGGCAGGCCGAGGATGCCCGTCGACGTCGTCATCACGATCCGCCCGGAGCCCCGC comes from the Acidimicrobiia bacterium genome and includes:
- a CDS encoding SDR family NAD(P)-dependent oxidoreductase, translated to MSELRFDGRVAIVTGAGRGIGRAHACLLGARGARVVVNDLGGSIQGDGADAQPAAVVAAEIVAAGGEAIADAHDVSTAEGAQALAEGAIAQFGRVDALVNNAGIVRWAGFPDVDDDNLARHLAVHVFGAFHTTRAVWPHMVERGSGRIVMTTSTGILGLPNNVSYATAKAAVIGMTRSLATAAAPHRIAVNAIAPAAFTRMAGPEPPNADAMAPELVAPMAAFLAHEACPVNGEVYVAGFGRFARLFLASTAGALIERPTIEGVAQQWDAINDERGYTVPDDLMEWSTGFTAHLRAH